A window of Sebastes umbrosus isolate fSebUmb1 chromosome 6, fSebUmb1.pri, whole genome shotgun sequence genomic DNA:
TCTCTGCTGAGACATTCTGCTGTAGTTTCCTGCTGTGCTGAAACATCCTGAAGTTCAGGGAGAAAATTAAAGCACAAGACTTATTTGTTCTGAATAGGAAGCACTGCATAAATAGATCTGGGCAACATGGTCCCTGTTTTAACATCAAACTCAGGGTTTTCACACCAAACTGCAGTGACTTTTTAACTGTGCTAACTGACAGGGATCCTCCACAATGCACTAATACTTTGCTAAAACTGGAATATGAGTGTGATCTCTGTTGATTAGCTGTgaaaaatctgcaaaaaaacCCCAAGCAAAAAAAGTTTATCCATGTTACAGATTCATGTATTCATATTAATCAACAAATTAACTGCAGAAGCAGCTGATCTGGTTCAGTCATGTCTTTCTGGATTCAGAGTTGCAGGAAAAATATTGTTTGATCAGtaaaagaaaactgaaataaaattgAGGATGAGTCAGAGAAATATGGAGCCATCACCAAGAAGtcttttaaaactaaaaacttaaatgttttcaaatatGGAGCAGGTTTTAACCGAGGCTTTGTTGTAAATGAGGAAACAGAGGATATGTTCCGAATCACATACtctttacttttagtacatactgcagctgtccttacaaagtacgcactgttgcatgcagtattggGAGATACTAGCAGTtttagtggaggaactgaagaagactggactccaagctgctcctgctgatcactgctatgctggacctgaagatgtggcctgtgatttctgtactgggaggaaactgaaagccttcaagtcctgtctggtgtgtctggtctcttactgtgagaaacacctccagcctcattacGATGTAGCtaaattaaagaaacacaagctggtggagccctccgAGAAactccaggagaacatctgctctcgtcacgatgaggtgatgaagatgttctgtcgtactgatcagcagtgtatctgttatctctgctctgtggatgaacataaaggccacgacaccgtctcagctgcagcagaaaggactgagaggcagagagagctggaggtgagtcgactcaacatccagcagaggatccaggacagagagaaagatgtgaagctgctccaacaggaggtggaggctgtcaatcgctctgctgataaagcagtggaggacagtgagaagatcttcaccgagctgatccgtctcatggagaaaagaagctgtgatgtgaagcagcaggtcagatcccagcagaaaacccaagtgagtcgagtcaaagagcttcaggagaagctggagcaggagatcactgagctgaagaagagagatgctgagatgaagctgctctcacacacagaggatctcAACCAGTTTCTACTCAACTACCCCTCACTGTCTCCACTCACTGAATctacatccagcatcaatatccgtcctctgagctactttgaggacgtgacggcggctgtgtcagaagtcagagataaactacaggacgttctgagagagaaatggacaaacatctcacagacagtgactgaagtgaatgttttactgtcacaaccagagcccaagaccagagctgggttcttaaaatattcacgagaaatcacactggatccaaacacagcattCCCGTatctgttattatctgaggggaacagaaaagcaacattaacGCTACAAAATCAGTCTTATtctagtcacccagacagattcactggatgttatcaggtcctgagtagagagagtctgactggacgttgttactgggaggtggagtggagaGGGGGAAGCGTTTATGTAGCAGtcgcatacaagagtatcaggaGAGCAGGGGGGTCGGATGAATGTGAGTTTGGATGGAATGACAAATCTTGGGCGTTAGATTGTGTCCAAAACAGTTATAGATTTTTGTACAACAATGTCAAAAcccccgtctcaggtcctcagtcctccagagtaggagtgtacctggatcacagtgcaggtaaTCTGTCCTTttacagcgtctctgaaaccatgactctcctccacagagtccagaccacattcactgagcctctctatgctggacttaGGCTTCTTTACAGGTGGGGAGACTctgctgagttgtgtaaactgaaatagacagaagtcatttaagggttcaattctgtgttttaactcttaaactCATGTTGTCTCCATGTTTGTTGCTGAGAGCTGATTGTTGTGTCATTTCTTCACtgcacagagatcagctgtcaatcaaacattatggTGGTACTTTGACATCTTc
This region includes:
- the LOC119490576 gene encoding tripartite motif-containing protein 29-like, whose amino-acid sequence is ACDFCTGRKLKAFKSCLVCLVSYCEKHLQPHYDVAKLKKHKLVEPSEKLQENICSRHDEVMKMFCRTDQQCICYLCSVDEHKGHDTVSAAAERTERQRELEVSRLNIQQRIQDREKDVKLLQQEVEAVNRSADKAVEDSEKIFTELIRLMEKRSCDVKQQVRSQQKTQVSRVKELQEKLEQEITELKKRDAEMKLLSHTEDLNQFLLNYPSLSPLTESTSSINIRPLSYFEDVTAAVSEVRDKLQDVLREKWTNISLKTGVTNMVVKCKS